The sequence GTACGAGTACGACAAGGACGTTCCCGCGGTGGTGCTGGACCGCGTCTTGCACAGCAACGTGCACTATCCGTACGACTATGGGTTCATTCCACAGTCGTACTACGATGACGATGACCCCTTCGACGTGATGGTGCTCGTCGAGGATCAGACGTTCCCCGGCTGTATCATCGAGGCTCGCCCCATCGCGTTGATGCGGATGGACGACGACGGCGAGAAGGACGACAAAGTCATCGCGGTCCCGAAGGAAGACCCGCGGTTCGACCACATGGAGGACCTCGACGACATTTCCGAGCAAACCAAAGCGGAGATCGCGGAGTTCTTCGAGACGTACAAGAACCTCGAGGAGGGCAAGCAGACGGAGACCCTTGGCTGGGAGGACAAACAGGCCGCACTCGACGCCATCGAGCACGCTCAGGACCTCTACGACGAGCAGTTCGCCTGAGGCGACGACCGCGATTTCTCGCATTCGACGATCGGATTACACCGGGAGTCGACAATCGGAGCACAGCGGGAGTCGACAATCGGAGCACACCGGGAGTCGACAATCGGAGCACACCGACGTGTGGCAATCGCCCCGTCCCGACAGCTATTACGGCGCATCGCTGCCCGTGCAGCCGGATGAGCGATGCTCATCGCGTTTCCCGGGTGATGGCGTGTCCGGCCCCGGTATGCATGCGAAGCATACCTCCCATTCGGCCGATGTATTATGCGCATGGGTAATTTCATGTGGGACCAATGCATAGTACTACTCGTGATGGCCGCAACGCCTTCCCGCCCCGGAATCCGCCACGTCACCGTCGTTCCGACCAACCTCGAGGAGCCGTCCGAGAAGTCGGACGAGGGCGAGGGACGCTAAACGGCAGGATTGGATAGCGACGGGTCGCGGCGATCGAGTACGAGACAAGAAAGTTCTTGGTGATTACGACGATAGCTCCGGCCATGGGTCTATTCGACAGGTTGCGCGGTGACGACGGGCCGCGTGTCGCCTTCATCGGCATCGACGGCGTTCCGTGGTATCTCATCGAGGACGAACCGGAGACGTTTCCGAATCTGACTGCCATCGCCAAGGAAGGGGCGGGCGGCCCGATGGATAGCATCGTTCCGCCGGAGTCCTCCGCGTGTTGGCCATCGCTCACGACCGGCGTCAATCCGGGGGCGACGGGCGTCTACGGCTTTCAGGATCGCGAGGTCGGATCGTACGACACCTACGTTCCGATGGGCCGCGACGTCCAGGCGACACGCCTCTGGGATCGCGTCGAGGAGGAGGGCCGCGACGCCACTGTGGTGAACGTCCCGGTGACCTTTCCGCCATCCCGGGAGGTTCAGCGGATGGTCTCGGGGTTCCTCTCGCCGGCGGTCGAGAAGGCCTCTCATCCGGCGGATTTCGGCGCGTACCTGGACTCCATCGGGTACCGCATCGACGTGGACGCCAAACTCGGCCACGACGAGGACAAGACGGCCTTCATCGAGGACGCACACGAGACCCTCGACGCCCGGTACGAGGCCTTCGAGCATTACGTCGAGAAGGACGACTGGGACCTCTTCTTCGGCGTCTTCATGACCACCGACCGGGTCAACCACTTCCTCTTCGAGGACTACGAGCGCGACGGCGCCCACCGCGAGGCGTTCCTGGAGTTC is a genomic window of Halanaeroarchaeum sulfurireducens containing:
- a CDS encoding inorganic diphosphatase, with protein sequence MTNLWADLETGPDAPETIYAVIECLKGERNKYEYDKDVPAVVLDRVLHSNVHYPYDYGFIPQSYYDDDDPFDVMVLVEDQTFPGCIIEARPIALMRMDDDGEKDDKVIAVPKEDPRFDHMEDLDDISEQTKAEIAEFFETYKNLEEGKQTETLGWEDKQAALDAIEHAQDLYDEQFA
- a CDS encoding alkaline phosphatase family protein; protein product: MGLFDRLRGDDGPRVAFIGIDGVPWYLIEDEPETFPNLTAIAKEGAGGPMDSIVPPESSACWPSLTTGVNPGATGVYGFQDREVGSYDTYVPMGRDVQATRLWDRVEEEGRDATVVNVPVTFPPSREVQRMVSGFLSPAVEKASHPADFGAYLDSIGYRIDVDAKLGHDEDKTAFIEDAHETLDARYEAFEHYVEKDDWDLFFGVFMTTDRVNHFLFEDYERDGAHREAFLEFYRSVDEYIGAIRDALADDVTLIVASDHGFTTLDYEVHFNTWLEEEGYLSYTTDDHEDLADIADETTAYSFIPGRFYLNLDGREPRGSVPEADYESVRDSLKDDLLDLEGPDGRPVLDRVVEKEAAFAGDHDDIAPDLVAIPNDGFDLKSGFSAHEDVFDQGPRNGMHTFSDATLLVDDPDVTVPTGTDLYDIAPTLLDLLEVEYSRGDFDGESLA